GAGGTGACGGGGCTTGAGCCGGCGCTGCAGGCTCGGGGAGGGGGTGGACATGGAATTTCCAGCTGGCAGTTGAACGGGGTCCGGGCGCTGGCTCTGGCGGCCATTCTCGGTAGTCGGGGCGATTCGCTCGGCGCGAATGAGCACCTGCACGGGCAGGCGGCAAAAAAGCGGCGAAGCTTAGCAGGCTAAGGGCAGCGGTGGGATGGCGGTCGTCGGTGCGGCGCTGTCGCAGCGTGATCAGTGCCAGGCTCCGCTTCGGCTAGCATGGGCCCAGGGTCGTATAGGGCAGTCCAACGTGATCGATTCGAGAACCTTCGGCAGCGGTATCCAGGGCAAGAACTACCTCCAGTTGCAGTCGACACGACCGCGTCCGGAGTTTTCCCGGCTGGTCGGTTTCATCCTGCTCGACCACTTTTCCCTGCCGTCCTTCACCCAGGCACTGGATACCCTGGTCACCGCCAACCTGCTCTCCACCGGCACCTTCGCCACCCGCACCTACAGTCCGACCGGGGCCGAGGTGATGAGCGACCTGGGCATCGTCATCCGTCCGGATGGCGACTACCGCGCCGTGGAGGGCGCGCGCTTCGACCTGCTGGTGGTCTGCGGCGGCCTGCGCACGCCGCTGGAACTGGAGCCCCGCCTCAAGGCCCTGCTGGTGCGCGCGGCCAAGCAGCAGGTCTCCCTCTGCGGGCTGTGGAACGGCGCCTGGCAACTGGGCCAGGCCGGGGTGCTGGACGGCTATCGTTGCGCCATCCATCCCGAGCAGCGCAGCGCCTTCAGCGAGCGGGTGCGCGGTTGCAAGACCTCGGCGGAAAGCCATGTGCTCGATCGCGACCGCTTGACCGCCGCCAGCCCCAGCGGCGCCTTCCACCTGTTCCTCGAATGGATCGGCACCCAGTGCGGCAGCGCCCTCGCCGATGGGCTGGTCAACATCCTGGCCTTCGAGGAATCGCGCTTTCGCCAGGTCAACCCGACGCTCAAGGTGCAGATGACCCCACCGCTGCGCGAGGTGGTGTCCCTGATGGAAGCCAACATCGAAGAGCCCCTGACCATCGAGCAGTTGTGCGACTACGCCGGCCGTTCGCGGCGGCAGGTCGAGCGGCTGTTCCGCGAGCAACTCGACACCGCGCCCATGCGCTACTACCTGGAACTGCGCATCACCGAAGGGCGCCGACTGTTGCAGCATTCCACCCTGTCGGTGCTGGAAGTGGCGGTGGCCTGCGGCTTCACCTCGGTCACCCACTTCAGCAAGAGGTATTCGGCCTACTTCGGCTATCCGCCGTCCAAGGAGCGGCGGCTGAAGTATTGAGCGCTGTTCTATGGTTGGCACGCCAGCGCTTGAGGTCATGACGCTGCTTCGCTTTGATTGAGCGCATGTTGCTCATCGAACCTGCTGGACTTGATGCGAACCCCTCTGGACCAGAGCGGGATGATTGCCTTAGGTGGCCGCTGGCCCCCTTGCTGCACCAGACCGCTACCACTCGGCTCGCCAGGCAGGGCTCTGACCCTCTTTTTTGGAGGCTACCGGCAGATCAATAAAATCAATGACTTAAGAAGGTGCCGAAAAAGAGGGTTGGGCCGGCGGAAATGCAGTGAAAGCCTGTTGCACCAAGGACTTGGGCGGGAAATACTCTAGTTCACTGCCGTGTAGGCAGCTTAGAAAATCATGAGGCGCTCCCAGTCATCGTCTGATGCGTTCACTGCCGTGTAGGCAGCTTAGAAATCCTCGCAGCCAGCGAGCGCGGCGATCTGCGCGTTCACTGCCGTGTAGGCAGCTTGGAAAACGTAGGCTTGTTGTTCGCGGCTCCCATGAGGGTTCACTGCCGTGTAGGCAGCTTAGAAATTCGCCATCTCCAGGCATTTTTTGATCTTTTCGTTCACTGCCGTGTAGGCAGCTTAAAAAGCGCTCCGGCGCCCATCGGGACCTACGCCATAGTTCACTGCCGTACAGGCAGCTAGCCTTTCACCCCTTCTACGCTCGTGCTCTTCCACGCCAAGCCCCGCTGATCAAGGCTGCTGACCGCAGCTCGTCGGCACCGCCTGGCCTCGATCCGCATCGCGCTCCGCCGCATTCAGGCACAGCAACCCAGCTAGGGCGAACAGCAGGCCGAGCAGCATGCCCGGCGCCAAGGGTTCGTCAAAGCAGGCCCAGGCCCACAGCAGGGCCACCGGTGGGCTCAGATAGAGGGCACCGCTGACCGCCTGGGGGCTGCCTTGGCGTAGACACAGCCAGTAGAGGCCGTAGCCGAGCAGCGTCGGGATCAGCAGCCAGAGCACCGCCAGGGCGAAACCGGGGGTCAAGGGCGGGCGCAACGGACCTTCCAGGCCGGCCGCCACCGTCATCACCAGGCTGCTGGCAGCAAGCTGGATGAACAACAGTGTTGGCAGCGCCAGGTTGCTGGGCGGCAGGCGACTCTGCACCAGGGTTGCCAGGGCCAGTGCCAGGGCGCCGCCGAGGGGCAGGACATAGGCCCAGCCGGGCGCCACGCCCAGGCCCAGTCCTGCTCCGGTGGCGAGCAGCACCCCGGTCAGCCCCAGGCCCAGCCCGAGCCACTGGCGCCCGCTGGTGCGTTGTCCGGGCAAGAGGCAGCAACCCAGGGCCACCAGCAGCGGCGACAGATCCGAGAGCAGCGCGGCCAGCCCCGGCGAGACGCCCAGTTCGATGGCCTTGGCGGAGGGAGCGATGCAGCCGGCGAAGGCGAGGGCGCCGATGGCTGCCTGCTGCCCGATGATCCGCAGCGGCAGCCGCCGCAATTCAGTCCAGGCGAAGGGCAACAGCAGCAGGGCGGCCAGGGCGAAGCGCCAGAACGTGACCAACAGGGTGGGCGCCTGGTCCGCGGCGTAGCGATAGCCGACGAAGCCGGCACTCCAGCACAACACCAGGGCGAACTGACGCAACAAAGCGGAAGACAGGATGGCAGGCATGACCAGACTCCGGTGAGGGGATGCCTTGAGCCTGGCGTAGGGTGGTAATACACTCAAACGACATTATCTGTAGATATGGTTCGATAAAAACGCATCATGCCCGCGCCCCTCGATATCGACGTCCTGCGCACCTTCCACACCATCGTCCGGCTGGGGCAGTTTCGTGCGGCCTCGTTGCAGCTCAACCGCAGTCCCTCGGCGGTGAGCAGCCAGATCCGTCGGCTGGAAGAGCAGACCGGTGGGCGGCTGTTCGAGCGTGACAACCAGGCGGTGACCCTGACCCCGCTCGGACGCCGGGTCTTGCTGGAAACCGCTGAGCTGTTGCAGGCCCATGACCGCATCCTCGCCGGACTCACCGGCCAGCCGGTAGTAGGCGAGGTGCGCCTGGGCGTGGCCGAGGACTACGCCGCCCGGCTGCTCAAGGAGGTGCTCCCACGACTGCAGGGCGAGCACCCCGGCATCGTCCTGGAAGTCCTCACCGGCAACAGCGGCCAGCTCCGGCGCTGGCTCGCCCAGGGCCTGCTGGACCTGGCGTTGCTGGTAGGGCCAACCGGCGCTGGCCAGGCGGAAGGCCAGGTGTTCGGTCATACGCAACCGGTCTGGGTCGCCGGCCCCGGCCTGGTGCTCACCCCGGACACCAGCGTGCCCCTGGCCTTACACGGCGAGGGCTGTAGCTATCGCGAATTGGGTATCGACCTGCTGACCCGGCAGAACCGTCGCTGGCAGGCGGTGATGACCAGCGCAGCCTCTTCGGCACTGGAGGCGGCCGTCGAACTGGGCCAGGCGGTGGCCATCATCGACCGGGCGCGCATGACTCCACCCATGCGCGAATTGCTGCCGGACGAGGGTTTTCCCGCCTTGCCGTTGCACGAATTGCGGCTGGCTTCGCCGCCTGGCGAGCGCAGTCCGGCTTGTGAGAGGTTAGCGGGATTGATCGCCGAGGATTTCAGGTTGTAGCCAAGCGCCCGGAGCCTGGTTGATCAGTTGCCTCAGGGGCTCCCGGCAGCATCCGCGCGCAGAGGAAGTCCACCAGGGCGCGAATCTTGGGTGCCGGTTGCTTACTGACCGGCCAGAGCACATGGAACACCCCGGTGTGTATCTGCCGATCAGCCAACACCGTGCACAGACTGCCATCGGCCAGGGCCTCCGCCACGGCGAAATCCGGCAGGTAGGCGATACCCAGGCCGCGTAGGGCGAAGCACAGGCGGGTCTCGATGTTGTTGCAGATCATCGAGGTGGGTAACACTACCTCGGCTTCGCCAGGTAACTGCTGCAGCGCCCAGGTTTCCAGCTTGCCGCTGTTGGGAAAGCGATAGTGCAGGCAGGCGTGCTGCTGCAGGTCGGCCGGCGTCTTCGGCCTGCCGCGCCGGGCCAGATAATCTGGCGAGGCGACCAGATGCATCCTGAAGGTGCCCAGCCGCCGTGCGGCCAGCCGTGAATCCGAGGGTTCGCCGGTACGGACCACGGCGTCGAAACCCTCTTCGATGACATCGACCATGCGGTCGGTGAAATCCAGGTCCAGCTCGATCTGCGGATACTCGCGCATGAATTCACCGAGTACCGGCAGCACCAGTGAACTCACCAGGGGCAGACTGACCCGCAGGCGTCCGCGTGGGGTGGCGGTGGCTTGTGACAACTCCAGTTCCGCCGCCTCGATCTCGGCAAGTATGCGGCGACTGCGCTCCAGGAAGAGGGCGCCCTCGGCCGTCAGGGTGATGCTGCGTGTACTGCGATGGAACAGGCGTACGCCGAGCTTATCTTCCAGGCGTGCCACGCTCTTGCCGATAGCCGATGCTGATACGCCCAGCAGGCGGCCTGCCGCGACGAAACTGCGCGTTTCGGCTACCTGCACGAACACCACGAAGCCGTTAAGACTGTCCATGCCGCTTTTCCCAGACATTGCGGATATTCAGTTCCGCACATCGAGGAACTGTAGCCGGCTTTTTCTTCAATCCAAGGCTTTTTATCGTCGTGGCACTACCTGCAAGCGAGGGCTGTGCCATGACGAATCTCCAGCGTGTCCTGGATAAGGCTGTTTCCACCCGACTGTCTGCCCCGGTCCAGGCTGTCGTTCAACGTGCCCTGGATGAGCAGCGACTGGTCGGCGCCGTGGTTCTCGTCGTCCGGGATGGTGAGCTGATCCACCGACAGGCCGCCGGTTTCGCCGACCGGGAAAAGGCGCAGCCGATGACCTTGCATACCCTGTTCCGCCTGGCCTCGGTGACCAAGCCCATCGTCTCCACCGCAGCGCTGGTGCTGGTGGCGCGAGGTCTGCTCGAACTCGATGCGCCCGTTGCGCGCTGGCTGCCGGAGTTCTGCCCGAGCCTGGCCGATGGCCGTCCGGCAGCCATCACCACGCGGCAATTGCTCAGCCATACGGCTGGCTTGGGTTATCGTTTCCTGGAAACCACCGCGCAGGGGACCTATGCCCAGGCTGGCGTGTCGGACGGGATGGATGCCGCGAGTATTGGCCTCGCCGAGAACCTGCGCCGCCTCGCCAGCGTGCCGCTGTTGTACACGCCGGGTACCGCGTGGGGCTATTCGCTGGCCACCGATGTGCTGGGCGCGCTGATCGAGCGTATCCAGGGCATGCCATTGGACGAGGTGGTACGGCAACTGGTGACCGGCCCCCTGGGCATGGCCGATACCGGCTTCGTCGCCCGTGATCCCGGGCGGATGGCGACCGCCTATGTCAACGGCTTGCCACGCCCGCACCCTTTGGCCGAAGGCGAGACGGTTCCGGTGTTCGAGGACACCGTCGGTATCACCTACAGCCCGGCGCGCATCTTCGACGCCCAGGCCTTCCCGTCAGGAGGGGCCGGGATGGCGGGTACTGCCGGGGATTTCCTGCAACTGCTGGAGACGTTGCGGCGGGGCGGCGGGACGCTGCTGCCTGCTGGACTGGTCGAGGAGCTGGGACGGGATCAAACCGGAGGCTTGGAATTGCCCGGCATGCCAGGCGTCGGTTTCGGCCTGGGCTGCTCGGTCTTGCGTGATCCCAGGCTTGCGGCGTCACCCGAATCCCCAGGCACCTGGCGCTGGGGTGGTGCCTACGGTCACTCCTGGTTCGTTGATCGGGCGCGGGGGCTGAGCGTGGTGGCCTTCACCAATACCCTGTACGAAGGCATGTCCGGTCGTTTCGTTACCGAGTTGCGCGATGCGGTCTACGAGATTGGGGAGTTCGGGCGATGAGCGGGGTAGGCCAAGATCGCTTGCCCTGGGCTGCATTGCTGGCACTGGCCATGGCGGCTTTCATCACCATTCTCACCGAAGCGCTACCGGCCGGACTGCTGTCGCAAATGGCGCAAGGCTTGGCGGTGTCCGAAGGGTGGATCGGCCAGACCGTGACCCTTTATGCCCTGGGTTCATTGATAGCAGCGATGCCGCTGACCGCCGCCACGCAAGGAGTACGCCGGCGCCCACTCTTGCTGATGGCCATTGGCGGATTCTTCGTCGCCAATACCCTCACCGCGCTTTCGACCAGCTACCTGCTGACGCTGGCGGCGCGTTTCCTGGCTGGCGTC
The window above is part of the Pseudomonas oryzihabitans genome. Proteins encoded here:
- a CDS encoding GlxA family transcriptional regulator; amino-acid sequence: MIDSRTFGSGIQGKNYLQLQSTRPRPEFSRLVGFILLDHFSLPSFTQALDTLVTANLLSTGTFATRTYSPTGAEVMSDLGIVIRPDGDYRAVEGARFDLLVVCGGLRTPLELEPRLKALLVRAAKQQVSLCGLWNGAWQLGQAGVLDGYRCAIHPEQRSAFSERVRGCKTSAESHVLDRDRLTAASPSGAFHLFLEWIGTQCGSALADGLVNILAFEESRFRQVNPTLKVQMTPPLREVVSLMEANIEEPLTIEQLCDYAGRSRRQVERLFREQLDTAPMRYYLELRITEGRRLLQHSTLSVLEVAVACGFTSVTHFSKRYSAYFGYPPSKERRLKY
- a CDS encoding DMT family transporter, whose protein sequence is MPAILSSALLRQFALVLCWSAGFVGYRYAADQAPTLLVTFWRFALAALLLLPFAWTELRRLPLRIIGQQAAIGALAFAGCIAPSAKAIELGVSPGLAALLSDLSPLLVALGCCLLPGQRTSGRQWLGLGLGLTGVLLATGAGLGLGVAPGWAYVLPLGGALALALATLVQSRLPPSNLALPTLLFIQLAASSLVMTVAAGLEGPLRPPLTPGFALAVLWLLIPTLLGYGLYWLCLRQGSPQAVSGALYLSPPVALLWAWACFDEPLAPGMLLGLLFALAGLLCLNAAERDADRGQAVPTSCGQQP
- a CDS encoding LysR family transcriptional regulator encodes the protein MPAPLDIDVLRTFHTIVRLGQFRAASLQLNRSPSAVSSQIRRLEEQTGGRLFERDNQAVTLTPLGRRVLLETAELLQAHDRILAGLTGQPVVGEVRLGVAEDYAARLLKEVLPRLQGEHPGIVLEVLTGNSGQLRRWLAQGLLDLALLVGPTGAGQAEGQVFGHTQPVWVAGPGLVLTPDTSVPLALHGEGCSYRELGIDLLTRQNRRWQAVMTSAASSALEAAVELGQAVAIIDRARMTPPMRELLPDEGFPALPLHELRLASPPGERSPACERLAGLIAEDFRL
- a CDS encoding LysR family transcriptional regulator, translated to MDSLNGFVVFVQVAETRSFVAAGRLLGVSASAIGKSVARLEDKLGVRLFHRSTRSITLTAEGALFLERSRRILAEIEAAELELSQATATPRGRLRVSLPLVSSLVLPVLGEFMREYPQIELDLDFTDRMVDVIEEGFDAVVRTGEPSDSRLAARRLGTFRMHLVASPDYLARRGRPKTPADLQQHACLHYRFPNSGKLETWALQQLPGEAEVVLPTSMICNNIETRLCFALRGLGIAYLPDFAVAEALADGSLCTVLADRQIHTGVFHVLWPVSKQPAPKIRALVDFLCARMLPGAPEATDQPGSGRLATT
- a CDS encoding serine hydrolase domain-containing protein; translated protein: MTNLQRVLDKAVSTRLSAPVQAVVQRALDEQRLVGAVVLVVRDGELIHRQAAGFADREKAQPMTLHTLFRLASVTKPIVSTAALVLVARGLLELDAPVARWLPEFCPSLADGRPAAITTRQLLSHTAGLGYRFLETTAQGTYAQAGVSDGMDAASIGLAENLRRLASVPLLYTPGTAWGYSLATDVLGALIERIQGMPLDEVVRQLVTGPLGMADTGFVARDPGRMATAYVNGLPRPHPLAEGETVPVFEDTVGITYSPARIFDAQAFPSGGAGMAGTAGDFLQLLETLRRGGGTLLPAGLVEELGRDQTGGLELPGMPGVGFGLGCSVLRDPRLAASPESPGTWRWGGAYGHSWFVDRARGLSVVAFTNTLYEGMSGRFVTELRDAVYEIGEFGR